The genomic DNA GACCGGTCTGCGGCGAGATGCCGAACCAGTACTCACCGCTGATGCCGCCGTTGGCTCCGGCCGGCATGTTGAACTCGTCCAGCAGCGAGACGTCCCGCAGGCCGTAGAAGGTGTACGGGTCCTTGCCGTACAGCGCGGAGATCAGCGGGGCGCACAGGGCGACCACCACGTAGAAGATCACGATCCAGGCGCAGATCACGCCCGTCCGGTTGCGCTTGAAGCGGCTCCAGGCGATCTGGCCCGGCGTGCGCCCGAGGAGCTCGCCGGGCTTGTTGCCGGGCACGTCCTTCGTGGGCTCGACGAGGACGGGGTCGGCCTCTGTCGTGGCCCCTGGTGGCGTCGTCATGGTGCAAAAGCTCCCGACCGTGGTCCGTGCAGCAGCAAGGAGTAAGAAGTTGGATGCACGGACTCTTGCAAGTCGTTTATCGAACGTCAAGAGTTTCTCAGTTGCTGGCCAGCCATTTTTTTCATCGTGCTGGAATGTCAACCACTTCGTAGTTCGAAACTTCTTGACAGCCTCCCGGTGAGACGGTCAAAACCGGACATAGCGCCCCGAACGTGGTTCACACGTCCGTAACCCGAGCGCGACAAGTCCGGTATCAGGACGCGACGTGCGGCTGGGCGGTCGCGCGACGCGTGTAGATCGGCTGCCCGAATTGCCATCAATACAGTGAATTGTTCACTGTAATTGGGTGTCCGATAATCGGACACTATCGCGGCGAGGGGTCCGCCCGCTATTTAGAGGGGTCGGTGCATCCGAATTAGGTCGAGCGGGGGCTACCCGGGTCGGCTGGCAATTTCACGCCATTGGCGAGTTTTCGCCGGACGGTTACTTCAGCAGCCCGATGTTCTCGTAGACGAAGTCGGACAAACCCGGCGCCCCGAGATTGGCCACGTTCTTCCGGACCCCGTAGATGGCGGGCCGCTGGTACAGCGGGACCATGCCGGCGACCTCCCACGCCTCGGCGTCCGCGCGGTTGATCGCCTCGGTCGCGGCGTCCGGGGTGTCCGCCCGGGCGGCGTCCGCCATCGCCTTGTCCAGGGCCTTGCTGCCCACCTGGGCGTAATTGCCGCCGGCGTCCTGCTGGAAGGTGCTGGTCGAGCCGGTCGCCGGGAAGGGCGTGCCGAGCAGCGCGAACGCGGTCAGGTCGAAGTCGTGCTTGTAGACGTACTTGTCGAAGAAGTCGGCGGCCGGCACGGCCTGCACCGTCACCTTCACCCCGACCTGGCCGAGCATCCGGGTCACCAGGGTGCTCTCGTTGGCCGCCACCTGGTTGCCGGTCGGCACCACGAAGCGCAGCGCCAGCTCCTTGCCCTCCCGGATCCGGACGCCGGCCGGGCCGGCCTTCCAGCCCGCCTCGTCCAGCTGCTGGGCGGCGGCCTGCGGGTCGAAGCGGCTCAGCCCGTCCGAGTTGTCCTGGTAGCCGTGCTGGCCGGGCACCAGGAAGTGGTTGTTCATCGGGACGTAGGGCCAGTCCAGGCCGGCCAGGTCGGTGCGGGTGATCTCGGACCGGTCCAGCGCCCGGAACAGCGCCTGGCGGACCCTGGCGTCGGTCAGCAGCGGGTTGCGGCCGTTCAGCACGATGTGCCGCAGGTTGGGGCCGCCGGCCTTGCGCACCTCGGCGCCCGGGGTCTCCTGGATCTTCTTGTAACCGGCCGCGTTGGGGCCGTTGTTGTAGAAGTCGACCTCGCCGCGGGCGAAGGCGTCCGGCATCGCGCCGGTGTCGATCGCCTTGAAGACGATCCGGTCCAGCATCGGCTTGTCGCCCCACCAGTCCGGGTCGGCGACCACCGTCACGGTGCGCGCCGCGGGATCGAGCCTCTCCAGCTTGAACGGGCCCGCGGTGACCGGGATCCGGCCCTTGAAGGCGGTGTTGAACTGCTCGGGCCCGGAGATGTACTCGGCGGGCAGCAGCGGGGCGTTGCCTGCGTTGTTGAACATCGCCTGCCAGTCGGAGAACGGCTCCTTGAAGACCATCACGGCCTGGAAGTCGTCCGCGCCCCTGGTGACGCTCTCCACCTGGTCGAAGCCGGAGGTGTTGGAGGGCTTGTACGCGTCGTCGGTGCCGTTCAACGCCTGCCAGGTGGCCTGCAGGTCGCGCCAGGTGATCGGCTTGCCGTCGGACCAGTGGGCCTTCGGGTTCAGCGTCCAGACGACCACCTGGCGGCCCTGCCGGGTCTCCGTGCGGACGTCGCGCAGGTAGGCCGGGTTGGGGGTCTGGGTGCCGCCGGCGTCGGAGCGCCAGAAGGTCGGCAGCAGCGACTTCATCACGTCGTTGGTGGAGGCCTCGGAGCCGTCCGTGTGCAGCGGGTTCCACTGCCCGGAGAACTGGTCGATCGCCCAGTTCAGCGTGCCGCCGCGGCGCAGCTGGTCGCGCGGCCGGCTGTTCAGCGACTGCTGGGTCATCCGGGGCGCGCCGCCGTCCGCCGCCGCTGCCGCCGCCGCCCGGTCGCCCGCCGGGACCCCGTCCGGTTGGGCGCAGGAGCACAGCGCGAAGGACAGCGCCGCCACCGAGGCGGCCAGGGCGAGCGGGATCCGGGGTCTCGGCAGCATGCGGGCCATCTTGGAGATCATCGACGGCCGTTGTCGATGCCGGGCCCCGCCATTGGCGAGGATCCGCCAAACGGCGCCGGGGCCGGCGCCCCGGAGGGACACCGGCCCCGGCGAACGGGGTTGAGCGGGGATCAGCTGGTGAAGCGGAACACCCGGTCCTTGCCGGTCTTCTCGAAGGCCGAGGCGATGCCGTCCGCCACGTCCTGCGCGGTGATCGGCACCGACTGGCCGCCCTTCTTGAACTTCAGCTTGTCGAAGGAGGTGCCGTAGGCGGCGGCCAGCTTGTCCAGGTCCCACTTGGGCACCAGCTTGCCGGAGGCGTCCGGTACGAGGGTGAGCGCCTTGGCCGCGGTGGCCTTGCCGAACTCGAACTTCTTGACGGTGCCGACGTAGACCTGCACGTTGCCGGCCAGCACCTGCTTGCCGAGCGAGTCCGCGGCGGCCTGCAGCGCGTCCTGTCCGACCTTGGGCTGGGCGGCCGCCAGCGGCAGCGCCACGTCGCCGTCCGGGCGGCCGGCGGCGCGGTTGCGGTACGCCTGCTCGACCTGGGCGAGGGCCGAGGCGGAGTCCACCGCCTGCCCGGCCTTGCCCGGCACGACCTCGGGGCCGGCGTCGGTGAAGCGGACGTAGCCCTCCTGCAGGCCCTGGCCGGACTTGCCCGCCAGGTCGTCCAGCGCGGCCTTCAGCTTGGACTTGTCGATCCGCACCTGCGGCTCCACGGCCTTGCCGCCGCCCGCCAGCGAACCGATCACCTCGACCGGGTTCCAGCTGTGCTTGGTCAGCCCGTCCACGGTCGCGGTGGTGTCGAAGCTCAGGCCGGCGCTGGCCGGGTCCAGGTCCACCGCCTTGTCGCCGATCTTCAGCTTGAGCGGCTGCTGGCCGGTCTTCGCCACCGAGCCGTCCAGCGCGGTGACCGCCTGGTCGCGGGTGTCGCCGCCGATGTCGGTGCCGAGCACCGTGGTGCCCTTGGGGATGTCGGCCTGGTTGAGCATCAGGCCGGTGCCGTACGCGGCCGCGCCGGCGAACAGCAGGCCGCCGACCGCGTAGCCGGCCAGCTTGCCGGCCCTTCCGGACTTCTTCTTCGCCGGGGCGGCGGACGCCGGGGCCGCCGCCGGGGCGGCCTGGGTCTCGGCCGCGGCGGGCTCGGCGCCCTTCGGCGCGGCCGCCCGGGGCGAGCCCGGGAACGGCTGGGCCGGCTCCGGCGCGTCGGCGAAGCGGCCGCCGCCGGGCGGGCGGGCGGTGAACGGGTCGGCGGCCTGCGAGGCGGCGGGGCGCTGGAACGACTGGCCGGTGCCGAACGGGTCGGTGCCGAACGGGTCGGCCGCGGGCCGGGTGCCGAACGGATCGGCGGAGCCGGCGGCCGGGGGAGCGGACTCGAACGGGCGGCCGTTCGGTCCCCCGGGTATGCCGGGGCCCTGGCGGGGCTCGTCCTCGATCGGGTCGAAGCCGCCGATCTGGGTGTCCTCGGGCTCCTCGACCGGTGCCGGACGGGTGGCCCCGGCCGGACCCGGGCGCGTCGTCGCGAACGGGCCGGCATCCGCGGCGAACGGGTCGGCGCCCGGGGCGGGACGACCTGCGGCGAACGGATCGGCTCCTGGGGCGGGACGGCCCGCGGCGAACGGATCGGCCGCCGGGGACGGCGCGGCGGCGAACGGGTCGTGGAACGGCTCCCGGAACTGGTCCTGGTGCGGCGAGCCCGCGTACGGGTCGCCCGCCGGGCGCTCGACGCGGCCGCCCTGCCCCGGCCGGCCGGCCGGGGCCCCGGCCGCCGCCGGGGCGAACGGCGAGGCGGGCGCGCCGGTGGGCCGGGGTGCCGCGGGGCGGCGCGGCTCGCCCTGGGCGGCCGGCGCGGGTCGGCCCGGCGCCGGGGCCGCCGCCGGTGCGGGGCCGCCGGCCGGGGCGCCGGCGGGCACCTGCGCGGGTGCGGGCGCGGCGCTGCCGGCCTTCTGCCGGGGCTTGAACCACTCGCCGGTCGACTCCGCCTCGGAGGCGGCCGGCGCGGGCGCCGGCTCCTGCCACTCCGGCGGGAGGTTCGGCGGGGTGGTGGTCCGCGGGTTCGCGTCCATCACGCCGCGCACCGGGTCGTTGCCGCCGCGGTGCCGGGGCCCCTGGGGCTCGGCCGGCTCGGCGGCGGGCTTCTCGTCCTTCACCGGGCTGCGCACCACGACCGGCGGGATCGGCCGGGAGCCCGGGATGTTGATCCGCACCCGGGTGGTCAGCGTCGTCTCGGTCTTCGGGACGTCGTCCGGCTCCGCGGCCGGTTCGGCGCCGAAGCCAGCGGGCAGGCCGGTGCCGTACGGCGGGGTGCCCGACGGGTAGGCGTCGGGGCCGCTGCGACGAGGCGGCGGGAAGGCGCTGTCAGATTCGCGGCTGCTCAATGCTGCTCTGCTCCGGATTCGCGGCCGGGCCGGCGGGGGCCGGCGGCGGCTTTGTGCCAGCTGTTCTCGAGACTGCGGCCGACTCGCCGCAGCAACACCTTACTGGGCGGCAAAACCGGCCGGACGGCAACCTCGGTATCCGATATGCCCGGTTCGCCCGGTACGGGACTACGGTCGGCCGTTCCTGACTGCCTGTCGCGGCTCGGCCGGCGGAACGCCGAAGCCGAAACCGGACCGGGTCGGCAGCGTCGCGCACACCACCCCGGCCACCGCCCCCAGGAACAGGTACAGGTAGGAGGTCACGCTCGCCTCCAGGACCAGGTCGCCCTCCTGGCGCGGCGCCAGAAGCACCATCAGCACCACGAACCAGCCCGCCAGCGGCACCCCGGCACCCAGCTTCGTCCCGGTCGCCCGCAGCCCGGCGTAGAACAGCGCCGCGGTCGCCACCAGGGTCAGCAGCAGCCCGACCGGGGGCCACACAGTCTGCACAAAGGCTCCAAAGAGCGACACCAGGCCGCCCAGCAGGAAAAGCGCCGCGTACAGCGCGATCCGCACCCCGCGCGGCGGCAGCGGCTCCTTGAGGCGCTGCTCCCTGGTGCCCAGCACCCGGCTGACGACCTTCACCGTGCCACCCCCGCGAACAGGTCGGTCTCCGGACGGTCCGGTCCGGCCTCGCCGCGGACCAGCTGGTAGTACTCGGTGGCCAGCAGCGGCTGGCCCAGGCCGTTGCTGAGCGCGAAGAACGGGCCGTCCACGGTGACCTGGGTGGCGTGCGCCGCCATCGCCCGGGCCTTCGCCCCGGCGTACGCCGCGCCGTCCAGCACCGTGGTCACCAGCTCGTCGTCCACCACGCCCGGCACGTCGCCCGGCGCCGCGACCCCGGGGAACGGAGCCTTCGCCGCCACCTCCGCGAGGCCCCGCTCGATCACCGAGCGCGGCATCCGGTTCCAGTAGACCTTGGCGATCCGCCACGGCCCGCCGAGCTCCGGGCGGTACGCGGGGTCGGCGGCCAGCTCGTACGCGCGCATCGCCACCCGGTGCGCCTGGATGTGGTCCGGGTGCCCGTAGCCGCCGTCCTCGTCGTAGGTCACCAGCACCTGCGGGCGGACCTCGCGGACCACCGCGACCAGGTGCCCGGCCGCCTCGTCCACGTCCGCCCGCCAGAAGCAGCCCGGCACGTCGTTGTCCGCGACGCCCATCATCCCGGAGTCGCGGTAACGGCCGACCCCGCCCAGGAAGCGGTGGTCGGCGACGCCGAGCTCGCGCATCGCGGAGCCCAGCTCGCCGATCCGGTGTTCGCCGAGGGTGTCCTCCCGGTCCGCCGTCAGGTGCGCCAGCTCCGGCGGGATCACCTCGCCCCCCTCGCCGAGAGTGCAGGTCACCACGGTGACCCGCACTCCTTCGGCCGCGTAGCGCGCCATGGTGGCGCCGTTCCCGATCGACTCGTCGTCCGGATGGGCGTGCACCAGCAGCAGGCCGCGCGTGGACTGGGCAGAGACGGAAGTCATGCCCAGCAGCCTAGGGCCTGGCCGACCGTTCCCGCCGGGCGGTCGGCCAGGCCCCGGGCCTCCACCCGGCGGCTCAGAGTTTCAGGCCGTTGATCATGCCGGCGACGTTGGCGGTCACCTGCTGGATCGACGGGGCGATGGAACTGGACGCGAGATAGAAGCCGAGCAGTGCGCAGACGATCGCGTGCGTGAGCTTCAGGCCTGAGCGCCGGACCAGCACCCAGACGATGACGAGCATCAGCACCACTGCGGAGACGGACAAAGCCATTGCGGCTCACACCCTTCCTCGAGTGCGCCGCCCAGGGACGGGGCGACGTCGAAAGGTTGGTCAACAGATACCCGATCGGTGACCGTCGCATCACGTCGAGTGACCTCTCCTTGCGCCGAACGAGTGATCATCTTCAGCCCTGCCCCTAGGCTCTGCTGTCATGACCACCGAGCACCCTCAGGACACCTTCCCCCGGCAGTCGGCGCGGACCCTGCGCTACACCGTGGGCGCGCCCCGTTCGTTCGCCGTCGCACCGGACGGCTCCCGGGTCGTCTTCCTCCGCTCCCGGGGCGGCGGTGACCGGGCCAACCTGCTGTGGACCCTCGACCCGGCGACCGGGGTGGAACGGGTCGCGGCCGACCCGCACGCGCTGCTCGTCGGCGGCGAGGAGCACCTGTCGGCCGCCGAGCGGGCGCGCCGCGAGCGCAGCCGCGAGGGCTCGGCGGGCATCGTCGGCTACGCGCTGGACGGGGCGGGCGCGCAGGCCGCGTTCGCGCTCTCCGGCCGGCTCTTCCTGGCCGACCTGGTGGGCGGTCAGGTCCGCGAACTGCCGGCCGCCGGTCCGCTGCTGGACCCGCGCCCGGCCCCGGACGGCGCGCACGTCGCGTACGCCAACACCGCCGGCGAGCTGCGGATCAGCCGGACCGACGGGGCCGGTGACCGGGCGCTCGCCTCGCCGGAGGCGGACGGGGTGACCTGGGGTCAGGCCGAGTTCATCGCGCAGGAGGAGATGGACCGCGACCGCGGCTACTGGTGGGCGCCGGACGGGCGGTCGCT from Kitasatospora terrestris includes the following:
- a CDS encoding peptidoglycan binding domain-containing protein; translated protein: MSSRESDSAFPPPRRSGPDAYPSGTPPYGTGLPAGFGAEPAAEPDDVPKTETTLTTRVRINIPGSRPIPPVVVRSPVKDEKPAAEPAEPQGPRHRGGNDPVRGVMDANPRTTTPPNLPPEWQEPAPAPAASEAESTGEWFKPRQKAGSAAPAPAQVPAGAPAGGPAPAAAPAPGRPAPAAQGEPRRPAAPRPTGAPASPFAPAAAGAPAGRPGQGGRVERPAGDPYAGSPHQDQFREPFHDPFAAAPSPAADPFAAGRPAPGADPFAAGRPAPGADPFAADAGPFATTRPGPAGATRPAPVEEPEDTQIGGFDPIEDEPRQGPGIPGGPNGRPFESAPPAAGSADPFGTRPAADPFGTDPFGTGQSFQRPAASQAADPFTARPPGGGRFADAPEPAQPFPGSPRAAAPKGAEPAAAETQAAPAAAPASAAPAKKKSGRAGKLAGYAVGGLLFAGAAAYGTGLMLNQADIPKGTTVLGTDIGGDTRDQAVTALDGSVAKTGQQPLKLKIGDKAVDLDPASAGLSFDTTATVDGLTKHSWNPVEVIGSLAGGGKAVEPQVRIDKSKLKAALDDLAGKSGQGLQEGYVRFTDAGPEVVPGKAGQAVDSASALAQVEQAYRNRAAGRPDGDVALPLAAAQPKVGQDALQAAADSLGKQVLAGNVQVYVGTVKKFEFGKATAAKALTLVPDASGKLVPKWDLDKLAAAYGTSFDKLKFKKGGQSVPITAQDVADGIASAFEKTGKDRVFRFTS
- the mshB gene encoding N-acetyl-1-D-myo-inositol-2-amino-2-deoxy-alpha-D-glucopyranoside deacetylase, which translates into the protein MTSVSAQSTRGLLLVHAHPDDESIGNGATMARYAAEGVRVTVVTCTLGEGGEVIPPELAHLTADREDTLGEHRIGELGSAMRELGVADHRFLGGVGRYRDSGMMGVADNDVPGCFWRADVDEAAGHLVAVVREVRPQVLVTYDEDGGYGHPDHIQAHRVAMRAYELAADPAYRPELGGPWRIAKVYWNRMPRSVIERGLAEVAAKAPFPGVAAPGDVPGVVDDELVTTVLDGAAYAGAKARAMAAHATQVTVDGPFFALSNGLGQPLLATEYYQLVRGEAGPDRPETDLFAGVAR
- a CDS encoding ABC transporter family substrate-binding protein; the encoded protein is MLPRPRIPLALAASVAALSFALCSCAQPDGVPAGDRAAAAAAADGGAPRMTQQSLNSRPRDQLRRGGTLNWAIDQFSGQWNPLHTDGSEASTNDVMKSLLPTFWRSDAGGTQTPNPAYLRDVRTETRQGRQVVVWTLNPKAHWSDGKPITWRDLQATWQALNGTDDAYKPSNTSGFDQVESVTRGADDFQAVMVFKEPFSDWQAMFNNAGNAPLLPAEYISGPEQFNTAFKGRIPVTAGPFKLERLDPAARTVTVVADPDWWGDKPMLDRIVFKAIDTGAMPDAFARGEVDFYNNGPNAAGYKKIQETPGAEVRKAGGPNLRHIVLNGRNPLLTDARVRQALFRALDRSEITRTDLAGLDWPYVPMNNHFLVPGQHGYQDNSDGLSRFDPQAAAQQLDEAGWKAGPAGVRIREGKELALRFVVPTGNQVAANESTLVTRMLGQVGVKVTVQAVPAADFFDKYVYKHDFDLTAFALLGTPFPATGSTSTFQQDAGGNYAQVGSKALDKAMADAARADTPDAATEAINRADAEAWEVAGMVPLYQRPAIYGVRKNVANLGAPGLSDFVYENIGLLK
- a CDS encoding DUF2304 domain-containing protein, with product MALSVSAVVLMLVIVWVLVRRSGLKLTHAIVCALLGFYLASSSIAPSIQQVTANVAGMINGLKL
- a CDS encoding DUF6113 family protein — its product is MKVVSRVLGTREQRLKEPLPPRGVRIALYAALFLLGGLVSLFGAFVQTVWPPVGLLLTLVATAALFYAGLRATGTKLGAGVPLAGWFVVLMVLLAPRQEGDLVLEASVTSYLYLFLGAVAGVVCATLPTRSGFGFGVPPAEPRQAVRNGRP